The following coding sequences lie in one Trichoderma breve strain T069 chromosome 1, whole genome shotgun sequence genomic window:
- a CDS encoding glutathione peroxidase domain-containing protein has translation MSSATNFFDFTVLDAADTEVPLANYKGKVVLVVNTASKCGFTYQYKNLESVYQALKKEYPDDFTVIGFPCNQFGGQEPGSNEEIQNFCSLEQKTTFPVMAKINVNGNDAHPLYQWLKKEKPGLLGLERIKWNFEKFLIGRDGKVIDRWASTTEPEKFQNKIIEAIKAPAPQ, from the exons ATGTCTTCTGCCACCAACTTCTTCGACTTCACGGTGCTCGACG CCGCCGACACCGAAGTCCCTCTGGCCAACTACAAGGGCAAGGTCGTCTTGGTCGTCAACACGGCGTCCAAGTGCGGCTTCACCTACCAGTACAAGAACCTCGAGTCCGTCTACCAGGCCCTCAAGAAGGAGTACCCCGACGACTTCACCGTCATCGGCTTCCCCTGCAACCAGTTCGGCGGCCAGGAGCCCGGCAGCAACGAGGAGATTCAGAACTTTTGCTCGCTGGAGCAGAAGACGACGTTCCCCgtcatggccaagatcaacgTCAACGGCAACGATGCGCACCCCCTGTATCAgtggctgaagaaggagaagcctGGCCTGCTTGGTCTCGAGAGGATCAAGTGGAACTTTGAGAAGTTCTTGATCGGCCGTGACGGCAAGGTTATCGATCGCTGGGCCAGCACCACCGAGCCGGAGAAGTTCCAGAACAAGATCattgaggccatcaaggcGCCCGCCCCTCAATAA
- a CDS encoding FAD dependent oxidoreductase domain-containing protein, which translates to MEEKRNIVIVGGGIIGCTTAYYLTRHPKFNPALHTITLLEAAPSVATGASGKAGGLLGLWAYPASLVPLSYGLHAELAAEHDGANRWGYRKLKCGSIEAVVTKKKLGELQKSADEHGKEWEKLPKQDEAAMDLLQDEEIPADLDWIDREVVRGWAEMGSPGATETAQVHPYHFTTSIAELAQKGGATLKTNTKVTRLITTKTSVEGVEFLDRTTDQTGKITDVTDIIVAAGPWTGRVLPRSKVEGLRAHSVVYDVDVSAYAVFTDIELPPDFIPEHRAKMGQKRQHKGRVDPEIYARPFGEAYACGEPDSVVPLPETADQVQFDEAYCDDIISYFATVSPVLAAAPIKAKQACYLPRHIRFGQESGPLIGPTVTPGLWVAAGHTCWGIQNGPGTGKLMSEYIFDGQAKSANVANLDPRKFKV; encoded by the exons atggaggaaaagagaaacatAGTCATTGTCG GAGGCGGCATCATCGGCTGTACAACCGCCTACTATCTGACCCGCCACCCAAAGTTCAACCCTGCTCTGCACACCATCACTCTTCTGGAAGCAGCTCCATCTGTGGCAACTGGTGCTTCGGGCAAGGCAGGCGGCCTTCTTGGACTCTGGGCCTACCCGGCGTCTCTTGTTCCGCTATCATACGGACTTCATGCGGAGCTTGCCGCTGAACACGATGGAGCCAACCGCTGGGGCTACCGGAAACTGAAATGCGGCAGCATCGAGGCCGTGGTtacgaaaaagaagcttggcGAGCTCCAGAAATCTGCAGATGAGCATGGAAAAGAGTGGGAGAAGCTTCCAAAGCAGGATGAAGCTGCCATGGATCTGCTCCAGGATGAGGAAATACCCGCAGACCTGGACTGGATAGATAGAGAAGTGGTCAGGGGATGGGCCGAGATGGGGTCTCCGGGAGCTACCGAAACTGCTCAGGTTCATCCGTACCACTTCACAACTTCAATCGCAGAGCTGGCTCAGAAGGGAGGTGCTACCCTTAAGACGAATACAAAGGTGACAAGACTCATCACTACAAAAACTAGTGTCGAGGGAGTCGAGTTTCTGGACCGGACAACCGACCAAACCGGCAAGATTACAGACGTAACCGATATTATTGTCGCAGCTGGGCCATGGACTGGTCGAGTACTTCCCCGATCCAAGGTCGAAGGTCTGAGAGCACATAGCGTCGTCTATGATGTCGATGTCAGTGCGTATGCCGTGTTCACAGACATTGAACTGCCGCCAGACTTTATTCCCGAACATCGGGCAAAAATGGGGCAGAAGAGACAACACAAGGGTAGAGTAGATCCTGAGATCTACGCTAGACCCTTTGGCGAGGCTTATGCTTGTG GCGAGCCAGACAGCGTCGTGCCGCTGCCAGAAACGGCTGACCAGGTTCAATTCGACGAAGCTTACTGTGACGACATAATCTCTTATTTCGCAACAGTGAGTCCCGTGCTAGCGGCTGCGCCTATCAAGGCAAAACAAGCCTGCTACTTGCCACGACACATTCGATTTGGACAAGAGAGCGGGCCTCTCATAGGGCCAACAGTGACTCCCGGCCTATGGGTTGCTGCTGGTCATACTTGCTGGGGAATCCAGAATGGCCCAGGGACTGGAAAGCTAATGTCGGAGTACATATTTGATGGCCAGGCCAAAAGTGCCAACGTTGCTAATTTGGATCCCCGAAAGTTTAAGGTCTGA
- a CDS encoding ribosome biogenesis protein nop16 domain-containing protein, with protein sequence MGRELQKKKRRSGRAPVRQSNTTKKILNPRGNSVIAKNWDKKETLAQNYRRLGLLARLKTPTGGTEKKLASASSSDAAPKTSRSDPFAIAAAEKGVLSEAKVERDAQGNIIRVLGRKANPLNDPLNEIDSSGEEDNGDDHEEWGGINDDGVGTTDVVKSLIEEAKNPAPPKVRYLSERETEWLEKLVAKYGDDTRAMARDPKLNPMQQTAADIAKRLKKLKASA encoded by the exons ATGGGTCGCGAactccagaagaagaagcgccgCTCCGGCCGCGCGCCCGTCCGCCAATcaaacaccaccaaaaaGATTCTCAATCCCCGCGGCAACTCTGTCATTGCGAAAAACTG GGACAAGAAGGAAACGCTGGCGCAAAACTATCGCCGCCTGGGCCTCCTCGCACGACTAAAAACTCCCACCGGCGGCACTGAGAAGAAACTCGCCtccgcatcatcatcagacgCCGCCCCCAAAACCTCAAGATCCGACCCCTTTGCCATCGCAGCCGCCGAAAAGGGCGTCCTCTCAGAGGCGAAAGTCGAGCGCGACGCTCAAGGCAACATTATCCGCGTGCTGGGCCGCAAGGCGAACCCCCTCAACGACCCCCTCAACGAGATTGATTCGTCCGGCGAGGAAGACAACGGCGACGACCACGAAGAATGGGGCGGCATCAATGACGATGGCGTCGGCACCACGGATGTAGTCAAGTCGCTCATTGAGGAGGCGAAGAACCCGGCGCCGCCCAAAGTCAGATACCTGAGCGAGCGCGAGACGGAGTGGCTGGAGAAATTGGTGGCCAAGTATGGAGACGACACGAGGGCCATGGCGAGGGATCCTAAGCTCAACCCCATGCAGCAGACGGCAGCGGATATCGCGAAGCGGCTGAAGAAGCTAAAGGCATCGGCATAA